The following is a genomic window from Marinobacter salsuginis.
CTTTGCAGTACTGACTGAGGCGTTTTTCCAGCAACCGAGTCATCTCAAACACGAGCAGCCCGAGGTTTATGCGGCACTGCAAGGGTACTACCGGCTGGACCCGACAACCCTCTGGCAAGATGCCTGACGGTTGTGACAGATGAACGCGTGGTCCACTATGTAGTAAACGGGATCAATTGAGGGAGGTAGACATGCCAGCCATAGGATGGGTCTTCATAATTCTCGCCCTGGCCTTGATCGTCGGCAGCCTGCTGATACTGCGTGACAGTGCACACAGCATGAAAATCTCCGATGAAAAAATGAAGAAGATTCAAGCCAGGAAGGCCGAGATCGAAGCTGAGGAAAGCGCCGAAGACAGGGAGTGGTAG
Proteins encoded in this region:
- a CDS encoding DUF2897 family protein — translated: MPAIGWVFIILALALIVGSLLILRDSAHSMKISDEKMKKIQARKAEIEAEESAEDREW